In Methanosarcina barkeri MS, a single window of DNA contains:
- a CDS encoding DUF2209 domain-containing protein, translated as MWDIIAVDISGRHRIKGGYYMVCAAAALTVSASHIEKIKQIKILPLWQKRAPSLLDVVQLIEDTADQLSFEGTIVAEKGDMYNKPKWVTESMFSRAFKYQESIAERMSIELVHHVSLSARNLLIKELEIEA; from the coding sequence ATGTGGGATATTATTGCAGTAGACATCTCTGGCAGGCACAGGATTAAAGGAGGGTATTATATGGTATGTGCAGCCGCAGCGCTTACGGTTTCGGCTAGCCATATTGAAAAAATCAAGCAGATCAAAATCCTTCCCCTCTGGCAAAAAAGAGCTCCCAGCCTGCTGGACGTTGTGCAGTTAATCGAAGATACGGCTGACCAACTTTCTTTTGAGGGTACGATTGTGGCAGAAAAGGGGGATATGTATAATAAACCCAAATGGGTGACCGAAAGTATGTTTTCCAGGGCTTTTAAGTATCAGGAATCAATTGCCGAGAGAATGTCGATTGAACTCGTGCACCACGTTTCCCTGAGCGCCCGTAACCTATTGATAAAAGAACTTGAAATCGAGGCATGA
- the hflX gene encoding GTPase HflX gives MKISAEQKSYSGSSNGNRVILVKRTIPNSDPEREEYLLQELRELAKAAGYLPVGELKQTRYPDSKYQLGRGKIEELAELVRSTGVEKVIFYNRLSTTQLFNISEICRCQIIDKFQLILEIFAKRATTHRSKLQVELARLRYEVPRVRAVVSLLKKEERAGFMGLGDYEDSYEQDLKKRITRIRNELESAEKDDESLRALRHRKGFSLISLAGYTNAGKSTLFNAIVDESVEAKNMLFTTLVPMTRALDLGGRKALLTDTVGFIEDLPHWLVDAFKSTLDEIFLSDLILLVVDASEKPETILQKLSTSHDTLWDRIQGVPIITVLNKADLVDESKLDVIMEQIGYMAPNPVFVSAKKGTGMTALKEEIIKHLPPWCFCSLSLPNSEKGMSMLSWLYEEGIVHRVEFGERILLDYEARTEIINRAHALLEPQEAQTSE, from the coding sequence ATGAAAATTTCAGCTGAACAGAAATCCTATAGCGGATCCAGCAACGGTAACAGAGTAATTCTCGTTAAAAGAACAATTCCCAATTCGGACCCTGAACGTGAAGAATACCTCTTACAGGAACTCAGAGAGCTTGCAAAAGCTGCAGGTTATCTGCCAGTTGGTGAGCTTAAGCAAACCAGGTATCCTGATTCGAAGTACCAGCTTGGCCGGGGGAAAATAGAGGAACTTGCCGAACTTGTCAGGAGTACGGGTGTAGAGAAAGTAATTTTCTATAACAGGCTCTCTACAACTCAGCTATTCAATATCTCAGAAATCTGCAGATGCCAGATTATCGATAAATTCCAGCTCATCCTTGAGATCTTTGCAAAAAGGGCAACTACCCACCGCTCAAAACTCCAGGTCGAACTGGCAAGACTGAGATATGAAGTACCAAGGGTAAGAGCTGTTGTGTCTCTCCTTAAAAAGGAGGAAAGGGCAGGTTTCATGGGGCTCGGAGACTACGAAGATTCTTATGAACAGGACCTGAAGAAGAGGATAACAAGGATTCGTAATGAACTTGAATCTGCAGAAAAAGATGATGAATCTTTACGGGCTTTAAGGCACAGGAAAGGCTTTTCCTTGATTTCCCTTGCAGGATATACAAACGCCGGGAAAAGCACGCTTTTCAATGCAATTGTAGATGAAAGTGTTGAGGCAAAGAACATGCTTTTTACAACACTTGTGCCCATGACCAGAGCTCTGGACCTAGGTGGACGAAAAGCTCTTTTGACCGATACCGTGGGGTTTATAGAGGATCTTCCTCACTGGCTGGTTGACGCCTTCAAGTCCACCCTTGACGAGATTTTTCTCTCGGACCTTATACTCCTAGTAGTGGATGCAAGCGAAAAACCCGAAACGATCTTGCAGAAACTTTCGACATCTCACGATACCCTCTGGGACCGAATACAGGGAGTTCCTATAATTACCGTACTTAATAAAGCCGATCTGGTTGATGAATCCAAACTTGACGTCATTATGGAGCAAATAGGTTATATGGCCCCTAACCCGGTCTTTGTTTCCGCAAAAAAGGGCACCGGAATGACTGCACTAAAAGAAGAAATAATAAAGCATCTACCTCCCTGGTGTTTTTGCTCTCTTTCCCTTCCCAATTCGGAAAAAGGGATGTCAATGCTCTCATGGCTGTATGAAGAAGGAATCGTACACAGAGTAGAGTTCGGAGAGCGGATACTTCTGGATTATGAAGCAAGAACAGAGATAATTAACCGAGCACATGCTCTCCTTGAACCTCAGGAAGCTCAAACAAGTGAGTGA
- a CDS encoding PHP domain-containing protein: protein MKFDLHVHSEYSKDSKSSHDDILKTASKRGLDGFAICDHDTVEGGLACKKRALELGFELTVIPGVEVSSSKGHILVLGVSQNIKPHLSPEETIEIARKLGGTVIIPHPFKRSSHGIGSFEGLDVDAVEVFNSRCLFNGANRKAATEAKRLGIPEVAGSDSHVPEMVGQAYTEINASENTLDAVLEAIREGKVSPAGKNTPTPIILKQMSGSARRKIKKKLFRKA, encoded by the coding sequence ATGAAATTCGATCTGCATGTACATTCCGAGTATTCAAAAGATAGCAAATCAAGCCATGACGACATCCTTAAAACCGCAAGTAAAAGGGGACTTGACGGATTTGCTATCTGTGACCACGACACTGTGGAAGGCGGGCTTGCCTGTAAAAAAAGAGCCCTGGAACTTGGCTTTGAGCTTACGGTCATTCCCGGGGTTGAGGTTAGTTCTTCGAAGGGGCATATCCTTGTTCTCGGAGTCAGCCAGAATATCAAGCCTCATCTGAGTCCGGAAGAAACGATTGAGATAGCCAGGAAACTCGGAGGCACGGTTATTATCCCTCACCCCTTCAAGCGCAGTTCCCACGGGATAGGAAGTTTTGAAGGACTTGACGTTGATGCCGTTGAGGTTTTTAACTCCCGCTGCCTTTTTAATGGAGCCAACCGGAAAGCTGCAACCGAGGCAAAGAGGCTTGGAATTCCGGAAGTTGCAGGAAGCGATTCCCATGTTCCAGAAATGGTAGGCCAAGCATACACCGAAATCAATGCCTCGGAAAATACCCTCGACGCCGTGCTGGAAGCCATCCGAGAAGGAAAAGTTTCTCCTGCGGGAAAAAATACACCCACACCTATTATTCTTAAACAGATGTCAGGCAGCGCCAGGCGAAAAATTAAGAAAAAACTGTTTCGTAAAGCCTAA
- a CDS encoding PKD domain-containing protein encodes MKLDETRRVYSLIGILGITLMFFLMLVSIAGAYPFAYITNRGGTVSVIDTATNKVTATINVGSGPQGVAVNPAGTKVYVTNYYNKTVSIIDTATNKVTAKVTVGGYPYGVAVNPDGKKVYVTNIYSRTVSVIDTATNNVTATINGFYKPIGIVVNPTGTKVYVTNYGDKTVSVIDAATNTVTATVTVGSRPWGVAVNPAGTKVYVTNDDDGTVSVIDTATNTIKATVTVGSKTYPWGIAVNPDGTKVYITSRKSKNVFVIDTATNKVTAKVTVGKYPYGVAVNPAGTKVYVANRDSTVSVIDTATNKVTASVKVGIWPIAFGQFIFTFTLAPFADFSAKPTEEKAPLTVTFTDESLRSPTKWKWSFGDGTTSTKQNPTHKYSKLGRYTVTLTATNDNGSNTVTKTEYIKVVTKPVANFTSSVTSGKTPLNVKFTDVSTGTPTKWQWDFGDGSKSFLQNPIHKYSKAGIYTVSLTVKNAAGRNTVTKTDYITVIARPVAAFSGSPTSGAVPLNVKFTDTSTGSPLKWKWSFGDGATSTQQSPRHKYSKVGRYTVTLTAINGNGSDMLTKTDYITVIARPVANFTSSVTSGKTPFNVVFTDTSTGIPAEWQWDFGDGSKSFLQNPIHKYSKAGIYTVSLTVKNAAGRNTVTKTDYITVIARPVAAFSGSPTSGAVPLNVKFTDKSTGTPTKWKWTFGDGTSSTIRNPIHKYSKVGRYTVALTATNAAGINTITKTDYIKVTT; translated from the coding sequence ATGAAACTTGATGAAACACGAAGAGTTTATTCTCTCATTGGAATTTTAGGAATAACGTTGATGTTTTTTTTAATGCTCGTGAGTATCGCAGGCGCATACCCGTTTGCGTATATTACAAACAGGGGTGGTACTGTTTCTGTAATTGACACAGCAACAAACAAGGTTACAGCCACGATAAACGTAGGATCTGGTCCCCAGGGAGTTGCAGTCAACCCGGCGGGAACAAAGGTATATGTGACAAACTATTATAACAAGACTGTCTCTATAATTGACACAGCTACAAATAAGGTTACGGCCAAGGTAACCGTAGGAGGATATCCTTATGGAGTTGCGGTCAACCCGGATGGAAAAAAGGTATATGTGACGAATATTTATAGTAGAACTGTCTCCGTAATTGACACTGCAACAAACAATGTTACAGCCACAATAAATGGATTCTACAAACCTATTGGAATTGTAGTCAACCCGACAGGAACAAAGGTATATGTGACGAACTATGGAGATAAAACTGTTTCTGTAATCGACGCAGCTACAAATACTGTTACAGCCACGGTGACAGTAGGATCCCGTCCCTGGGGAGTTGCAGTCAACCCGGCTGGAACAAAGGTATATGTGACAAACGATGACGATGGTACTGTTTCTGTAATTGATACTGCAACAAACACGATTAAAGCAACGGTGACAGTAGGATCCAAAACCTATCCCTGGGGAATTGCAGTCAATCCGGATGGAACAAAGGTATATATAACAAGCAGGAAAAGCAAAAATGTCTTTGTAATTGATACAGCTACAAACAAGGTTACGGCCAAGGTAACCGTAGGAAAATATCCTTATGGAGTTGCAGTCAACCCGGCTGGAACAAAGGTATATGTGGCGAACCGTGACAGCACTGTCTCTGTAATTGACACTGCAACAAACAAGGTTACAGCCAGTGTGAAGGTAGGAATATGGCCTATTGCTTTTGGGCAGTTTATATTTACTTTCACACTAGCTCCTTTCGCAGACTTTTCTGCAAAACCTACCGAAGAAAAAGCGCCATTAACAGTTACCTTTACCGACGAAAGTCTGAGATCCCCGACTAAATGGAAATGGAGTTTTGGAGATGGAACAACTTCAACCAAGCAGAATCCAACGCATAAATATTCTAAACTAGGTAGGTATACGGTAACACTGACAGCAACAAATGATAACGGCAGTAACACGGTAACAAAAACAGAATATATAAAAGTGGTAACAAAACCTGTTGCAAACTTTACTAGCAGTGTTACATCAGGGAAAACACCATTAAACGTTAAATTTACTGACGTAAGCACAGGAACACCAACTAAATGGCAATGGGATTTTGGAGACGGATCAAAGTCATTCCTCCAGAATCCAATTCATAAGTACTCCAAGGCAGGAATCTATACTGTTAGCTTAACAGTAAAGAATGCTGCAGGTAGGAATACGGTAACAAAAACAGACTATATAACAGTAATAGCAAGACCTGTTGCTGCATTCTCCGGGTCTCCAACCTCAGGGGCAGTACCATTAAACGTTAAATTTACTGACACCAGCACAGGCTCACCACTAAAATGGAAATGGAGTTTTGGAGATGGAGCAACTTCAACCCAGCAGAGTCCAAGGCATAAATATTCCAAAGTAGGTAGGTATACGGTGACACTGACAGCAATAAATGGCAACGGCAGTGACATGCTAACAAAAACAGACTATATAACAGTAATAGCAAGACCTGTTGCAAATTTCACCAGCAGTGTTACATCTGGAAAAACACCATTTAATGTTGTCTTTACTGACACCAGCACAGGAATACCTGCTGAATGGCAATGGGATTTTGGAGACGGATCAAAGTCATTCCTCCAGAATCCTATTCATAAGTACTCCAAGGCAGGAATCTATACTGTTAGCTTAACAGTAAAGAATGCTGCAGGTAGGAATACGGTAACAAAAACAGACTATATAACAGTAATAGCAAGACCTGTTGCTGCATTCTCCGGGTCTCCAACCTCAGGAGCAGTACCATTAAACGTTAAATTTACTGACAAAAGTACCGGAACACCCACGAAATGGAAATGGACTTTTGGAGATGGAACATCGTCCACAATCCGGAATCCAATTCATAAGTATTCCAAAGTCGGGAGGTATACAGTGGCACTGACAGCAACAAATGCTGCAGGCATTAACACGATAACAAAAACAGATTATATAAAAGTGACAACATAA